One part of the Macaca mulatta isolate MMU2019108-1 chromosome 6, T2T-MMU8v2.0, whole genome shotgun sequence genome encodes these proteins:
- the IRX4 gene encoding iroquois-class homeodomain protein IRX-4 isoform X1, with amino-acid sequence MSYPQFGYPYSSAPQFLMATNSLSTCCESSGRTLADSGPAASAQAPVYCPVYESRLLATARHELNSAAALGVYGGPYGGSQGYGNYVTYGSEASAFYSLNSFDSKDGSGSAHAGLAPAAYYPYEPALGQYPYDRYGTMDSGTRRKNATRETTSTLKAWLQEHRKNPYPTKGEKIMLAIITKMTLTQVSTWFANARRRLKKENKMTWPPRNKCTDEKRPYTEGEEEEGGEEEAREEPLKNSKNTEPVGKEEKELELSDLDDFDPLEADPPGCDLKPPFQSLDSGLERVPAAPDDRVKEASGALRMPLAAGGGAALDEDLERARSCLRSAAAGPEPLPGAEGSPQVCEAKLGFGPAGASAGLEAKPRIWSLAHTATAAAATALSQTEFPSCMLKRQGPAAPAAVSSASATSPSVAPARSGALDRHQDSPVTSLRNWVDGVFHDPILRHSTLNQAWATAKGALLDPGPLGRSLGAGANVLTAPLARAFPPAAPQDAPAAGAARELLALPKAGGKPFCA; translated from the exons ATGTCCTACCCGCAGTTTGGATACCCCTACTCCTCGGCTCCCCAG TTCTTGATGGCCACCAACTCCCTGAGCACGTGCTGCGAGTCCAGCGGCCGCACGCTGGCGGACTCCGGGCCCGCCGCCTCGGCCCAAGCGCCGGTCTACTGCCCGGTCTACGAGAGCCGGCTGCTGGCCACCGCGCGCCACGAGCTCAACTCGGCTGCGGCGCTGGGCGTCTACGGGGGTCCCTATGGCGGGTCGCAGGGCTATGGCAACTACGTGACCTACGGCTCAGAGGCGTCCGCCTTCTACTCGCTG AACAGCTTTGACTCCAAGGACGGTTCGGGATCTGCGCATGCGGGCCTGGCGCCAGCAGCCTACTACCCTTATGAGCCGGCTCTGGGCCAATACCCCTATGACAG GTATGGAACCATGGACAGCGGCACGCGGCGCAAGAACGCCACGCGCGAGACCACCAGCACGCTCAAGGCCTGGCTGCAGGAGCACCGCAAGAACCCCTACCCCACCAAGGGCGAGAAGATCATGCTGGCCATCATCACCAAGATGACCCTCACGCAGGTCTCCACCTGGTTCGCCAACGCGCGCCGGCGCCTCAAGAAGGAGAACAAGATGACGTGGCCGCCGCGGAACAAGTGCACAGACGAGAAGCGGCCCTATACGGAGggcgaggaggaggaggggggcgAGGAAGAGGCGCGGGAGGAGCCCCTAAAGAACTCCAAGAACACAG AGCCCGTGGGCAAAGAGGAGAAGGAGCTGGAGCTTAGTGACTTGGATGACTTCGATCCGCTGGAAGCAGATCCCCCGGGGTGCGACCTGAAGCCGCCCTTCCAGTCCCTGGACAGCGGTCTGGAGCGCGTCCCCGCCGCGCCCGACGACCGGGTCAAGGAGGCCTCAGGCGCGCTCCGGATGCCTCTGGCCGCGGGTGGAGGAGCTGCTCTGGACGAGGACCTGGAGAGGGCCCGGAGCTGTCTCCGCAGCGCGGCGGCCGGGCCGGAGCCACTGCCGGGCGCAGAGGGCAGCCCACAGGTCTGCGAGGCCAAGCTGGGGTTTGGGCCGGCGGGGGCGTCGGCAGGCCTGGAGGCTAAGCCGCGCATCTGGTCCCTGGCCCACAcagccaccgccgccgccgccaccgccctGAGTCAGACTGAGTTTCCGTCGTGCATGCTCAAGCGCCAGGGTCCCGCTGCCCCTGCAGCTGTGTCCTCCGCGTCCGCCACGTCCCCGTCTGTGGCCCCTGCCCGCTCTGGTGCCCTGGACAGGCACCAGGACTCCCCGGTAACCAGTCTCAGAAACTGGGTGGACGGGGTCTTCCACGACCCCATCCTCAGGCATAGCACTTTGAACCAGGCCTGGGCCACCGCCAAGGGCGCCCTCCTGGACCCTGGGCCTCTGGGACGCTCGCTGGGGGCGGGCGCGAACGTGCTGACTGCACCCCTGGCCCGCGCCTTTCCGCCTGCCGCGCCCCAGGACGCCCCGGCTGCGGGCGCCGCCAGGGAGCTGCTCGCCCTGCCCAAGGCCGGCGGCAAACCCTTCTGCGCCTGA
- the IRX4 gene encoding iroquois-class homeodomain protein IRX-4 isoform X2 — translation MSYPQFGYPYSSAPQFLMATNSLSTCCESSGRTLADSGPAASAQAPVYCPVYESRLLATARHELNSAAALGVYGGPYGGSQGYGNYVTYGSEASAFYSLNSFDSKDGSGSAHAGLAPAAYYPYEPALGQYPYDRIKGVGGHPHKGIGLDLSVFGRSPGSLYGTMDSGTRRKNATRETTSTLKAWLQEHRKNPYPTKGEKIMLAIITKMTLTQVSTWFANARRRLKKENKMTWPPRNKCTDEKRPYTEGEEEEGGEEEAREEPLKNSKNTEPVGKEEKELELSDLDDFDPLEADPPGCDLKPPFQSLDSGLERVPAAPDDRVKEASGALRMPLAAGGGAALDEDLERARSCLRSAAAGPEPLPGAEGSPQVCEAKLGFGPAGASAGLEAKPRIWSLAHTATAAAATALSQTEFPSCMLKRQGPAAPAAVSSASATSPSVAPARSGALDRHQDSPVTSLRNWVDGVFHDPILRHSTLNQAWATAKGALLDPGPLGRSLGAGANVLTAPLARAFPPAAPQDAPAAGAARELLALPKAGGKPFCA, via the exons ATGTCCTACCCGCAGTTTGGATACCCCTACTCCTCGGCTCCCCAG TTCTTGATGGCCACCAACTCCCTGAGCACGTGCTGCGAGTCCAGCGGCCGCACGCTGGCGGACTCCGGGCCCGCCGCCTCGGCCCAAGCGCCGGTCTACTGCCCGGTCTACGAGAGCCGGCTGCTGGCCACCGCGCGCCACGAGCTCAACTCGGCTGCGGCGCTGGGCGTCTACGGGGGTCCCTATGGCGGGTCGCAGGGCTATGGCAACTACGTGACCTACGGCTCAGAGGCGTCCGCCTTCTACTCGCTG AACAGCTTTGACTCCAAGGACGGTTCGGGATCTGCGCATGCGGGCCTGGCGCCAGCAGCCTACTACCCTTATGAGCCGGCTCTGGGCCAATACCCCTATGACA GGATCAAAGGGGTAGGCGGTCATCCCCATAAAGGAATTGGCCTGGACCTCTCTGTCTTCGGAAGGAGTCCAGGCTCCCT GTATGGAACCATGGACAGCGGCACGCGGCGCAAGAACGCCACGCGCGAGACCACCAGCACGCTCAAGGCCTGGCTGCAGGAGCACCGCAAGAACCCCTACCCCACCAAGGGCGAGAAGATCATGCTGGCCATCATCACCAAGATGACCCTCACGCAGGTCTCCACCTGGTTCGCCAACGCGCGCCGGCGCCTCAAGAAGGAGAACAAGATGACGTGGCCGCCGCGGAACAAGTGCACAGACGAGAAGCGGCCCTATACGGAGggcgaggaggaggaggggggcgAGGAAGAGGCGCGGGAGGAGCCCCTAAAGAACTCCAAGAACACAG AGCCCGTGGGCAAAGAGGAGAAGGAGCTGGAGCTTAGTGACTTGGATGACTTCGATCCGCTGGAAGCAGATCCCCCGGGGTGCGACCTGAAGCCGCCCTTCCAGTCCCTGGACAGCGGTCTGGAGCGCGTCCCCGCCGCGCCCGACGACCGGGTCAAGGAGGCCTCAGGCGCGCTCCGGATGCCTCTGGCCGCGGGTGGAGGAGCTGCTCTGGACGAGGACCTGGAGAGGGCCCGGAGCTGTCTCCGCAGCGCGGCGGCCGGGCCGGAGCCACTGCCGGGCGCAGAGGGCAGCCCACAGGTCTGCGAGGCCAAGCTGGGGTTTGGGCCGGCGGGGGCGTCGGCAGGCCTGGAGGCTAAGCCGCGCATCTGGTCCCTGGCCCACAcagccaccgccgccgccgccaccgccctGAGTCAGACTGAGTTTCCGTCGTGCATGCTCAAGCGCCAGGGTCCCGCTGCCCCTGCAGCTGTGTCCTCCGCGTCCGCCACGTCCCCGTCTGTGGCCCCTGCCCGCTCTGGTGCCCTGGACAGGCACCAGGACTCCCCGGTAACCAGTCTCAGAAACTGGGTGGACGGGGTCTTCCACGACCCCATCCTCAGGCATAGCACTTTGAACCAGGCCTGGGCCACCGCCAAGGGCGCCCTCCTGGACCCTGGGCCTCTGGGACGCTCGCTGGGGGCGGGCGCGAACGTGCTGACTGCACCCCTGGCCCGCGCCTTTCCGCCTGCCGCGCCCCAGGACGCCCCGGCTGCGGGCGCCGCCAGGGAGCTGCTCGCCCTGCCCAAGGCCGGCGGCAAACCCTTCTGCGCCTGA